From a single Brassica rapa cultivar Chiifu-401-42 chromosome A01, CAAS_Brap_v3.01, whole genome shotgun sequence genomic region:
- the LOC103855787 gene encoding uncharacterized protein LOC103855787, which translates to MGLPLLTCGTTRVAFSSSSSSSSWFKSSDRSFRLYESPASSRSELRRRSGKRSSLSLEKSRGVKASSSGQSSGEVIDDGDAAASARSIAVPSGDVTSVGSFGGGGLAGPSGEVTSVGEFVGGSGGDWDKIGAVVRLSYGIGIYCGMAMAGRFICEVAGIDYTGGFNASLDAIIAGLGYASPPIMALLFILDDEVVKVSPHARAIRDVEDEELRGFFHGMSAWQFILVVTASSVGEELFYRAAFQGALADIFLRGTDLISDPRGMVALTGLLPPFVPFAQAFAAAITAALTGSLYYIAASPKDPTYIMAPVLKTPSARDELKKLFAAWYERRQMKKIYSPLLEGLLGLYLGFEWIQTNNLLAPIITHGIYSAVVLGNGLWKLHHHQQRLRLRVHKLEAEGDNNSTR; encoded by the exons ATGGGTCTTCCTTTGTTGACTTGTGGTACGACAAGAGTCgctttctcctcttcttcttcgtcttcgtcATGGTTTAAGAGTAGTGATCGTAGTTTTAGGCTTTACGAGTCTCCGGCGAGTTCGAGATCGGAGCTGCGGAGGCGTAGCGGGAAGAGAAGCAGTCTTTCGTTAGAGAAGTCGAGGGGAGTTAAAGCGTCTTCGTCGGGACAGAGCAGCGGCGAAGTGATCGACGACGGTGATGCGGCGGCGTCGGCAAGAAGTATAGCTGTGCCTTCGGGAGATGTAACGTCGGTGGGAAGTTTCGGCGGCGGGGGGTTAGCTGGACCGTCGGGAGAGGTGACATCCGTGGGAGAGTTTGTCGGTGGAAGCGGCGGAGATTGGGATAAGATCGGTGCTGTTGTTAGGCTGAGTTACGGAATCG gAATATACTGTGGAATGGCGATGGCGGGAAGGTTTATATGTGAAGTAGCAGGGATAGATTACACAGGAGGTTTTAATGCTTCTTTAGATGCTATTATTGCTGGTCTTGGTTACGCTTCTCCACCTATCATGGCTCTTCTCTTCATTCTTGAT gATGAAGTTGTGAAGGTGTCGCCGCACGCTCGTGCCATTAGAGATGTTGAAGATGAGGAGCTTCGTGGCTTCTTCCATGGAATGTCAGCTTGGCAG TTTATCTTAGTAGTTACTGCAAGTTCAGTTGGAGAGGAGCTCTTCTATCGCGCTGCGTTTCAGGGTGCACTAGCTGATATATTCCTAAGAGGCACAGATCTCATCTCAGATCCTCGAGGAATGGTCGCTTTG ACTGGACTATTGCCTCCGTTCGTACCGTTTGCTCAAGCGTTTGCAGCCGCTATAACCGCCGCTCTCACTGGTTCTCTCTATTACATTGCTGCTTCACCTAAAGATCCTACTTATATAATGGCACCCGTCTTGAAAACTCCTTCTGCCCGTGACGAGCTCAAGAAGTTGTTTGCAGCGTGGTACGAGAGGAGACAGATGAAGAAGATCTACTCTCCTCTTCTTGAAGGGCTTTTGGGTCTCTACCTCGGCTTTGAATGGATTCAG ACAAACAACCTTCTTGCTCCTATCATCACACATGGCATATACTCGGCTGTTGTATTGGGTAATGGTCTCTGGAAGCTTCACCATCACCAACAAAGACTACGCCTACGGGTACATAAGCTTGAAGCTGAAGGTGACAACAACAGTACAAgatag
- the LOC103855806 gene encoding uncharacterized protein LOC103855806 codes for MVSITHKDDQIVESKEITPISTPKNAYDSNSDELNDTDGEEVNVCDTCGVQGFTNKLAICDNCGVGAKHTYCMPEKLEDVPERWSCNDCIEMGESEFQKQNDLSTQTSSETVGLDLNIEPNLNLNPNIDLNLDPSIDLNVNPNQDLNLDMNLDPNLDLSVDNNLDLSLDCGSYYQSSSTSNFQAHTRMRASPNPLLGQGSLEEEEEDHCAKRRRVDTRLSL; via the exons ATGGTTTCAATCACTCATAAGGATGATCAGATTGTGGAATCCAAAGAGATCACGCCAATATCTACACCTAAAAACGCATATGACTCGAACAGTGATGAACTGAATGATACTGATGGGGAAGAA gTGAACGTATGTGATACCTGTGGTGTTCAAGGATTTACAAATAAGCTTGCCATTTGTGATAACTGCGGAGTTGGTGCAAAACATAC TTATTGCATGCCTGAAAAACTTGAGGATGTTCCCGAAAGATGGTCTTGCAATGACTGTATTGAG ATGGGAGAAAgtgaatttcaaaaacaaaatgattTAAGCACTCAAACGTCTTCTGAAACTGTAGGTCTGGACTTGAACATAGAGCCTAACCTAAACCTGAATCCTAACATAGATCTCAATCTAGATCCTTCCATAGATCTGAATGTGAACCCTAACCAAGACCTGAATTTGGATATGAACCTGGATCCAAACCTAGACCTGAGTGTGGATAATAACTTGGACCTTTCTTTAGATTGTGGTTCATATTATCAGTCGAGTTCTACCAGTAACTTCCAAGCTCATACACGAATGAGAGCATCTCCGAATCCTTTGCTTGGGCAAGGGTcccttgaagaagaagaagaagaccatTGTGCAAAGAGACGTCGTGTGGATACACGACTCTCTCTATGA